A part of Arthrobacter dokdonellae genomic DNA contains:
- the secA gene encoding preprotein translocase subunit SecA, giving the protein MPSLLERVLRTGDRKTLKRLNVLADAIDLLEEPFQTFTDAELREETDKLKLRHQDGESLDDLLPEAFAAVREASSRTLGLRHFRVQLMGGAALHLGNIAEMKTGEGKTLVATAPAFLNSLTGKGVHVVTVNDYLAEYQSDLMGRVFRFLGQSSGCIISNQDPAVRRAQYAADITYGTNNEFGFDYLRDNMAWSKDELVQRGHNYAIVDEVDSILIDEARTPLIISGPASGDANRWYSEFAKVVLRLDVEDDYEVDEKKRTVGVLESGIEKVEDYLGISNLYESANTPLIGFLNNAIKAKELFKRDKDYVIMDGEVLIVDEHTGRILAGRRYNEGMHQAIEAKEGVEIKAENQTLATVTLQNYFRLYDKLSGMTGTAETEAAEFMGTYSLGVVPIPTNMPMKRADQPDLVYKNEIVKFDAVVEDIAQRHETGQPVLVGTTSVEKSEYLSKKLAERGIKHEVLNAKNHAREAAIVAQAGRRGAVTVATNMAGRGTDIMLGGNAEFNAVAALAAKGLDPEETPEEYEAAWHEAFEAAKLAVKDEHEAVLEAGGLYVLGTERHESRRIDNQLRGRSGRQGDPGESRFYLSLTDDLMRLFNSGAAERLMSRSSMPDDVALESKLVSKAIASAQGQVEGRNAEQRKNVLKYDDVLNRQREAIYGDRRRILEGDDLHEKVQFFLEDTVNEIIDATLSGGHPGDWDFHSLWANLRTIYPVTVTVDEIAEEAGGEGRITAEMLKTELLSDAQVAYREREAALGSETMRELERRVVLSVVGRKWQEHLYEMDYLKEGIGLRAMAQRDPLVEYQREGFEMFQSMMAAIREESVGFLFNLEVQVEHAPETAVGVVAGAPAGLMERVAGVDAEVAHAAGEAAEHGAVRIMAPGLEAPERPAQLQFTAPDAQGDAETHVERRSSGDGLPPSAKRAGNKNAKSAKKKKKR; this is encoded by the coding sequence GTGCCATCACTTCTTGAGCGGGTCCTTCGCACCGGCGATCGCAAGACGCTCAAACGCCTCAACGTGCTTGCTGACGCCATTGATTTGCTGGAGGAGCCCTTCCAGACGTTCACGGATGCCGAGCTGCGCGAGGAAACGGACAAGCTGAAACTGCGCCACCAAGACGGAGAGTCGCTCGACGACCTTCTGCCAGAGGCGTTCGCAGCGGTCCGCGAGGCATCGTCCCGCACCCTGGGACTGCGGCACTTCCGCGTCCAGCTCATGGGTGGCGCAGCACTCCACCTGGGCAACATTGCCGAAATGAAGACCGGTGAAGGCAAGACCCTCGTGGCGACGGCCCCGGCCTTCCTCAACTCGCTGACCGGCAAGGGTGTCCACGTGGTCACCGTGAACGACTACCTGGCCGAATACCAGTCTGACCTCATGGGCCGCGTTTTCCGCTTCCTCGGCCAGAGCAGCGGCTGCATCATCTCCAACCAGGACCCTGCCGTGCGGCGCGCACAGTACGCCGCGGACATCACCTACGGCACCAACAACGAGTTTGGCTTTGACTACCTGCGAGACAATATGGCCTGGAGCAAGGATGAGCTGGTCCAGCGGGGCCACAATTATGCGATCGTGGACGAGGTCGACTCCATCCTCATTGACGAGGCCCGCACGCCGCTGATCATCTCCGGGCCTGCGTCCGGGGACGCCAACCGCTGGTACAGCGAGTTTGCCAAGGTGGTCCTGCGCCTGGACGTCGAGGACGACTACGAAGTCGACGAGAAGAAGCGCACCGTGGGCGTCCTGGAGAGCGGCATTGAAAAGGTCGAGGACTACCTGGGCATATCCAACCTCTACGAATCCGCAAACACGCCGCTGATCGGTTTCCTCAACAACGCCATCAAGGCCAAGGAACTGTTCAAGCGCGACAAGGACTACGTCATCATGGACGGCGAAGTCCTCATTGTCGACGAGCACACCGGCCGCATCCTTGCCGGCCGCCGCTACAACGAGGGCATGCACCAGGCCATCGAGGCAAAGGAAGGGGTTGAGATCAAGGCTGAAAACCAGACTTTGGCCACGGTTACCCTACAGAACTACTTCCGCCTCTACGACAAGCTCTCCGGCATGACCGGCACGGCCGAGACCGAGGCCGCCGAGTTTATGGGCACCTACTCCCTCGGCGTTGTCCCAATCCCCACGAACATGCCCATGAAGCGCGCGGACCAGCCGGATCTGGTGTACAAGAACGAGATCGTCAAGTTCGACGCCGTGGTGGAGGACATTGCCCAGCGGCACGAAACCGGGCAGCCGGTCCTGGTCGGCACCACCAGCGTGGAGAAGAGCGAATACCTCTCCAAGAAGCTGGCCGAAAGGGGTATCAAGCACGAAGTCCTGAACGCGAAGAACCACGCCCGTGAAGCCGCGATCGTGGCCCAGGCGGGGCGGCGCGGGGCCGTTACCGTCGCCACGAACATGGCCGGCCGCGGCACCGACATCATGCTCGGCGGAAACGCCGAGTTCAACGCCGTCGCCGCCCTGGCCGCGAAGGGCCTGGACCCGGAGGAAACCCCGGAGGAGTACGAGGCTGCCTGGCACGAGGCGTTCGAGGCCGCCAAGCTGGCTGTCAAGGATGAACACGAGGCCGTGCTGGAGGCCGGCGGACTGTACGTGCTGGGTACCGAGCGCCACGAGTCGCGCCGCATTGACAACCAGTTGCGCGGCCGTTCCGGACGCCAGGGCGATCCCGGGGAGTCGCGCTTCTACCTCTCGCTCACCGACGACCTGATGCGCCTGTTCAATTCCGGTGCGGCGGAGCGGCTCATGTCACGCTCCTCCATGCCGGACGACGTCGCACTGGAGTCCAAGCTGGTGTCCAAGGCCATCGCGTCGGCCCAGGGCCAGGTGGAGGGCCGCAACGCCGAACAGCGCAAGAACGTCCTGAAATACGATGACGTCCTGAACCGCCAGCGCGAGGCCATCTACGGGGACCGCCGTCGGATCCTGGAAGGGGACGACCTGCATGAAAAGGTCCAGTTCTTCCTGGAGGACACGGTCAATGAAATCATCGACGCAACCCTCAGCGGGGGGCATCCGGGAGACTGGGACTTCCACTCGCTGTGGGCCAACCTGCGTACCATCTACCCTGTCACCGTCACGGTGGACGAGATCGCCGAGGAAGCCGGCGGTGAGGGCCGCATCACCGCCGAGATGCTCAAGACCGAGCTGCTCTCCGACGCCCAGGTCGCCTACCGCGAACGCGAGGCCGCCCTGGGCTCGGAGACGATGCGCGAACTGGAGCGGCGCGTGGTGCTCTCCGTGGTGGGCCGCAAATGGCAGGAACACCTTTACGAGATGGACTACCTCAAGGAAGGCATTGGGCTGCGGGCCATGGCGCAACGCGATCCGCTCGTGGAATACCAGCGCGAAGGCTTCGAGATGTTCCAGTCCATGATGGCCGCCATCCGCGAGGAAAGCGTGGGCTTCCTGTTCAACCTGGAGGTCCAGGTTGAACATGCCCCCGAGACTGCGGTGGGCGTCGTAGCCGGGGCTCCGGCCGGATTGATGGAGCGGGTGGCCGGAGTGGACGCCGAGGTTGCGCATGCGGCCGGCGAGGCGGCGGAGCACGGCGCGGTGCGGATCATGGCACCCGGTCTCGAGGCCCCGGAACGCCCCGCCCAGCTCCAGTTCACGGCCCCGGACGCCCAGGGCGACGCCGAGACGCACGTGGAGCGGCGTTCCAGCGGCGACGGCCTGCCGCCGTCGGCCAAGCGTGCCGGCAACAAGAACGCAAAATCGGCCAAAAAGAAAAAGAAGCGCTAA
- a CDS encoding winged helix-turn-helix domain-containing protein, with protein MGARLSLPQARRIALNAQGLAGVRPTQPVNARTVGRTFAQLQLVQIDSVNVISRSHFLPFFSRLGTYDRAILSTLSGSAPRKMMEYWAHEASYIRPEHFRDLTLWQNRKWVGSSGLDPQLRAGLETQILSLLARSRPLTAREVKSRIGHEEERNHEGWGWNWSAVKRTLEGLFERGVVGAASRNDQFERRYALVEKVLPPSLRNGSGAGEGAVPSDGDADRRAAMDRLIEASARTHGIGTLRCLADYFRLPAGAAAGSVDRLVADGTLEEVEVAGWGAPTYLHAAAKIPRKARGRALLSPFDSLVFERRRLLELFNFHYRLEIYTPAPKRKYGYYVLPFLLGESLAARVDLKADRQGSRLLVRGAFAEPDAPAETAPELAAELALMALWLGLDDVVVAPHGDLAQQLGVAVKRG; from the coding sequence ATGGGCGCACGCCTGAGCCTGCCACAGGCCCGGCGAATCGCACTCAACGCCCAGGGACTTGCCGGGGTCCGGCCCACCCAACCCGTGAACGCGCGGACGGTGGGCCGGACCTTTGCCCAACTACAGCTCGTTCAAATTGACTCCGTCAACGTCATCTCCCGCAGCCACTTCCTGCCGTTCTTCTCCCGGCTGGGGACGTACGACCGCGCCATACTTTCCACGCTTTCCGGCAGCGCCCCGCGAAAAATGATGGAGTACTGGGCCCACGAGGCCAGTTACATCAGGCCTGAGCACTTCCGTGACCTCACCTTGTGGCAAAACCGGAAATGGGTTGGGTCCTCTGGTCTCGATCCCCAGCTCCGTGCCGGCCTGGAAACGCAGATCCTGTCACTGCTGGCACGCAGCAGGCCCCTGACGGCCCGCGAGGTCAAGAGCAGGATTGGCCACGAGGAGGAAAGGAACCACGAAGGGTGGGGCTGGAACTGGAGCGCCGTCAAGCGGACCCTGGAAGGCCTTTTTGAGCGGGGGGTCGTGGGAGCCGCGTCACGCAACGACCAGTTCGAACGCCGGTACGCCCTGGTGGAGAAGGTCCTGCCCCCGTCCCTGCGCAACGGGTCCGGCGCGGGGGAAGGGGCAGTCCCCTCCGATGGTGACGCGGACCGGCGGGCCGCGATGGACAGGCTGATCGAGGCATCGGCGCGCACCCACGGGATCGGCACCCTGCGCTGTCTTGCCGACTACTTCCGCCTGCCCGCGGGCGCAGCGGCCGGCTCGGTGGACCGTCTGGTGGCGGACGGGACGCTTGAGGAAGTGGAGGTGGCCGGATGGGGTGCGCCAACCTACCTGCATGCCGCGGCGAAAATCCCGCGCAAGGCGCGCGGCCGCGCACTGCTCAGCCCCTTTGATTCGCTGGTCTTTGAACGGCGCCGACTGCTGGAACTGTTCAATTTCCACTACCGGCTGGAAATTTACACCCCGGCGCCAAAACGAAAATACGGCTACTACGTGCTGCCGTTCCTCTTGGGAGAGTCCTTGGCTGCCCGCGTCGACCTGAAGGCCGACCGGCAGGGGAGCAGGCTGCTGGTGCGCGGTGCCTTCGCCGAGCCTGATGCGCCGGCGGAAACGGCCCCGGAGCTGGCGGCCGAACTGGCGCTCATGGCACTGTGGCTGGGCCTGGACGACGTCGTCGTGGCGCCCCACGGCGACCTGGCCCAGCAACTCGGCGTGGCAGTGAAGCGCGGCTAA
- the hpf gene encoding ribosome hibernation-promoting factor, HPF/YfiA family: MEFMISGRNLSVSDRFREYAGEKLTKIEQLANKVQRVDVKISKETKSRSAESPLTVELTVLGRGPVIRAEAAASDKFAAFDLAYGKLLERLRRAKDRKKVHHGRHAPVAVNEATGALPPVSSAEPIYAQTTPDAVQERSPYEIENDIPAGDSPVLIRRKVFPATSLTVDDAVDSMELVGHDFYLFIDAATGIPSVVYRRSGWTYGVISLDPNADEGAAAAEISAYRSPDEPARV, from the coding sequence ATGGAGTTCATGATCAGCGGTCGCAACTTGAGTGTGTCAGACCGTTTCCGCGAGTACGCCGGGGAAAAGCTCACGAAGATCGAGCAGCTGGCCAACAAGGTCCAGCGCGTCGATGTGAAGATTTCCAAGGAGACCAAGTCGCGTTCGGCCGAGTCTCCGCTGACGGTGGAATTGACTGTTTTGGGGCGCGGCCCGGTGATCCGCGCCGAGGCAGCTGCATCGGACAAGTTCGCGGCCTTTGACCTTGCGTACGGGAAGCTGCTGGAGCGGCTGCGCAGGGCCAAGGACAGGAAGAAGGTCCACCACGGCCGGCATGCACCAGTGGCCGTCAACGAGGCAACCGGGGCTCTGCCTCCCGTCAGCAGCGCGGAACCGATTTACGCGCAGACCACGCCGGACGCCGTGCAGGAGCGTTCGCCCTATGAAATCGAAAATGACATCCCTGCGGGTGATTCACCGGTGCTGATCCGCCGGAAGGTTTTCCCGGCAACATCGCTGACCGTCGATGATGCCGTCGACAGCATGGAACTGGTGGGACACGACTTCTACCTGTTCATCGATGCCGCCACCGGCATCCCGTCCGTGGTGTACCGCCGCAGCGGCTGGACCTACGGGGTCATCTCCCTGGATCCCAACGCGGACGAAGGAGCGGCCGCCGCGGAAATCTCCGCCTACCGCTCACCCGACGAACCCGCACGCGTGTAG
- a CDS encoding ComF family protein, whose translation MEHYRSASRPPDDAVPAVLRPPPSRHAALTAGNSAAARANGSPTGMHRGRPRRWWARSVFWWDGAWRDFLYLVMPAECVSCGSDDSALCADCSAGLRRLTCRPFRAEGTADALMSVFGHTTLPVVAVGDYRDVLASAILAFKNHGRTELGPLLGRAMARGIVSLPALLPGLEGRELLLVPVPSTGRGWRSRGYDPVALLLRCLSAERRLPHGVCVAPVLAVRARLPWRRRHQKGLGRSARRANVRNSMRIRRRCRGIRPAGLLARAAVVVVDDVLTTGSTAREAARTLEAAGAVVCGALVLAAARAPDQSAPAAPTKRLAKNSFGQKMNKRFR comes from the coding sequence ATGGAACATTATCGCAGCGCCTCGCGACCCCCGGACGACGCCGTTCCGGCTGTCTTGCGGCCGCCTCCCAGCAGGCATGCGGCCCTTACCGCCGGCAACAGCGCCGCGGCCCGCGCCAATGGTTCGCCGACAGGCATGCACAGGGGCCGGCCGCGCCGTTGGTGGGCCCGTTCGGTGTTCTGGTGGGACGGCGCTTGGCGGGACTTCCTATATCTGGTGATGCCCGCCGAGTGCGTGTCGTGCGGCAGTGACGACTCAGCCCTGTGCGCTGACTGCTCCGCCGGGTTGCGTAGGCTGACGTGCCGACCCTTCCGCGCCGAGGGTACCGCCGACGCGTTGATGAGCGTCTTTGGGCACACGACGCTGCCCGTGGTGGCCGTGGGCGACTACCGCGATGTCCTGGCGTCTGCCATCCTCGCCTTCAAGAACCACGGCCGCACGGAGCTGGGTCCCCTGCTCGGCCGGGCGATGGCCCGGGGCATCGTCTCGCTGCCGGCCCTGTTGCCCGGGCTCGAGGGCAGGGAGCTGCTGCTGGTCCCGGTGCCCAGCACCGGCAGGGGCTGGCGCAGCCGCGGCTACGATCCCGTCGCGCTCCTGCTGCGCTGCCTGTCTGCGGAACGCAGACTGCCCCACGGCGTGTGCGTCGCACCGGTTCTCGCCGTCCGCGCCCGGCTGCCCTGGCGCCGGCGGCACCAAAAGGGACTGGGCCGGTCGGCCCGGCGCGCCAACGTCCGCAACAGCATGCGAATCCGGCGGCGGTGCCGCGGGATTCGCCCGGCAGGGCTTCTGGCCCGGGCCGCCGTCGTCGTGGTCGACGACGTGCTGACCACCGGCTCCACGGCCAGGGAGGCGGCCCGGACACTGGAGGCAGCGGGCGCCGTGGTGTGCGGCGCCCTGGTTCTCGCGGCGGCCCGCGCACCCGACCAGTCAGCCCCTGCAGCCCCGACTAAAAGACTCGCCAAAAATAGTTTTGGGCAAAAGATGAATAAAAGGTTTCGGTGA
- a CDS encoding LpqB family beta-propeller domain-containing protein — MKITVPGMKPVPAKPASSGQARRPGRPRRKGLLSLLATAAVVLFVAAGCAAIPTDGPVGKSDPLSPRTNSVNVNYTQYKPVAGASPESIIRGFIDSGTGIEDDFQTARQYLAAGLAQSWAADKRTLVYTNAFAVKPGKTKDSYLVTFDTVSSVDSMGVLTPLPAGSTETIEMDLVQVNGEWRIAKVPDGLVLSQDTFGVLFKPVSLYFYDASYTYGVPDVRWLAARSSGTATAIVRAMLDGPAPYLKGAVVSAFPTGMALARDSVSVNNGLAKVGLTSQPLLESSVRQRQQMHAQLLVTLQKTLNDVTEVQFLADDREVDMGGSSDAVPAMVIDNPVPPVQVGLSKNALATYDGSTVAAVPGLAPIADLGPNEPAISYNGKEFAFLSADGNHAFTVSAGHEPANLLAGVALTAPSFAPNGWLWSAAGDGSGTVLAVNPNSKAKDPAPVVLSVPWLVGQQVTTLRISRDGTRALVISNANGESRVSITGISRSGDVPKELTAPINLAHEGAPTLGVWAGETSVAAIAPSAKSDVAVQILDLSRAPAKLAPIKGITWISAGAGVRNVHAQTPTEMYALVGSNWQVATKGLGQASFAG, encoded by the coding sequence ATGAAAATCACAGTGCCAGGCATGAAGCCGGTGCCGGCGAAGCCGGCGTCCTCCGGGCAGGCGCGCCGCCCAGGCCGGCCACGGCGCAAGGGACTGCTGTCGCTGCTGGCGACGGCCGCCGTCGTACTTTTCGTGGCGGCCGGGTGCGCGGCGATACCCACCGACGGGCCGGTCGGCAAGAGCGACCCCCTGAGCCCGCGCACCAACTCCGTCAACGTCAACTACACGCAGTACAAGCCGGTGGCGGGGGCCTCCCCGGAGAGCATCATCCGCGGCTTTATCGACTCTGGGACCGGGATCGAAGACGACTTCCAGACCGCCAGGCAGTACCTGGCAGCCGGCCTGGCGCAGTCGTGGGCCGCGGACAAGCGGACCTTGGTGTACACCAATGCGTTTGCCGTCAAGCCGGGCAAGACCAAGGACTCCTACCTGGTCACGTTCGACACCGTCTCCTCCGTGGACTCGATGGGCGTCTTGACGCCGCTGCCGGCCGGCTCCACGGAAACCATCGAAATGGATTTGGTCCAGGTCAACGGTGAATGGCGCATTGCCAAGGTTCCCGACGGCCTGGTGCTCAGCCAGGACACCTTTGGCGTGCTCTTCAAGCCGGTCTCGCTGTATTTCTACGATGCAAGCTACACGTACGGGGTTCCGGACGTCAGGTGGCTGGCCGCGCGCTCCTCCGGGACGGCAACGGCGATTGTCCGCGCCATGCTGGACGGGCCCGCGCCGTACTTGAAGGGTGCGGTGGTCAGCGCTTTCCCGACTGGCATGGCGCTGGCGCGTGATTCCGTGTCGGTCAACAATGGCCTCGCCAAGGTCGGACTGACCTCCCAGCCGCTGCTGGAGTCCAGCGTGCGCCAACGCCAGCAAATGCATGCCCAGCTGCTCGTCACACTTCAGAAGACTCTCAACGACGTCACGGAAGTGCAGTTTCTGGCCGACGACCGCGAGGTGGACATGGGCGGATCCAGCGACGCCGTGCCCGCGATGGTCATTGACAACCCGGTCCCCCCGGTCCAGGTCGGCCTGTCCAAGAACGCGCTGGCGACGTACGACGGCAGCACGGTGGCCGCGGTGCCGGGCCTGGCCCCCATCGCCGATCTGGGGCCGAATGAGCCGGCCATTTCCTACAACGGGAAAGAGTTCGCCTTCCTCTCTGCGGACGGCAACCATGCGTTCACCGTCTCGGCGGGGCACGAGCCGGCCAACCTCCTGGCGGGCGTGGCCCTGACGGCGCCGTCGTTCGCCCCCAACGGCTGGCTGTGGTCCGCTGCGGGGGACGGCTCCGGAACAGTCCTGGCGGTCAACCCCAACTCAAAAGCCAAGGACCCGGCGCCGGTGGTGCTCAGCGTTCCGTGGCTGGTGGGCCAACAGGTCACCACGCTGCGCATTTCCCGGGACGGCACGCGCGCACTCGTGATCTCCAACGCGAACGGGGAAAGCCGGGTGTCCATCACCGGCATTTCCAGGTCCGGCGACGTCCCCAAGGAACTGACAGCACCGATCAACCTGGCCCACGAGGGAGCGCCGACCCTCGGCGTGTGGGCCGGCGAGACCAGCGTGGCCGCGATCGCACCCTCGGCCAAGTCCGACGTCGCCGTCCAGATCCTGGACCTGTCCCGGGCGCCCGCGAAGCTTGCTCCCATCAAGGGGATCACGTGGATCAGCGCCGGTGCCGGCGTGCGCAACGTGCATGCGCAAACGCCGACGGAAATGTACGCGCTGGTCGGCAGCAACTGGCAGGTCGCCACGAAGGGGCTGGGCCAGGCGTCCTTTGCCGGCTGA
- the mtrB gene encoding MtrAB system histidine kinase MtrB, giving the protein MSRNHGGPAGPVNTSPGVPPAGKSDAGAPVGRSLPPSAAMPADGAGGAAGARPAGRAWFAVRRALARAGIYSWRALQGGQRVISRRWRTSLQFRTVLTTLVIASIAVIGVGGYLAGQISNGLFKERLAQAQLESTRGATQVQESFSGASLSDQPRVSTYVKDELKLLEVGGADDNRKYLMVKVPKQDSTLAVSSVDSGGVTSAIIPDELRKAVQGDKTGQYWQSIELPTGSSGMHPAVVIGSQVELLNTNYELYMIYDLNTAQLTLNYIQSVLWLAGAILLVLIGAIAWYVTRMVVQPVSQAAAVSEKLAAGRLEERIPVEGEDEMARLATSFNKMATSLQDQINALAALSEMQQRFVSDVSHELRTPLTTVRMAAEVLYDARDDFDPINKRSSELLFHQVERFELLLADLLEISRFDAGVADLDIESLDIFSVIHSVMEAAAPVAEANSSELSVVTRLRNHKCIVEMDARRIDRILRNLVLNALEHSEGRPVKIFVSADENALAVAVRDYGIGMSPDALEHVFDRFWRADPARARTTGGSGLGLSIAMEDARLHGGWLEAWGVPGDGACFRLTLPRRRGGALAYSPVPLPPDGGGTAAASHLNTGPIMTNTGSFGVVGALGTINPASAAAASAASGNGAATNGTPSGGGAPRAES; this is encoded by the coding sequence ATGAGCAGGAACCATGGCGGGCCGGCGGGCCCCGTGAACACCAGTCCCGGCGTCCCACCCGCAGGGAAGTCCGACGCCGGTGCCCCCGTTGGGCGGAGCCTGCCGCCTTCCGCCGCCATGCCGGCGGATGGTGCCGGCGGCGCGGCTGGGGCCCGGCCGGCCGGCCGGGCCTGGTTCGCGGTACGCCGCGCCCTGGCCCGGGCCGGGATATACAGCTGGCGGGCACTCCAGGGAGGCCAGCGGGTCATCTCGCGCAGGTGGCGCACCTCGCTGCAGTTCCGCACCGTCCTGACCACGCTGGTCATTGCCTCCATCGCCGTCATAGGCGTCGGTGGCTACCTCGCCGGGCAGATCTCCAACGGCCTGTTCAAGGAGCGCCTGGCACAGGCACAGCTGGAATCCACGCGCGGGGCCACACAGGTCCAGGAAAGCTTTTCCGGTGCCAGCCTGAGTGACCAGCCGCGCGTGTCGACGTATGTCAAGGACGAGCTCAAACTGCTCGAGGTGGGCGGCGCGGATGACAACCGCAAGTACCTGATGGTCAAGGTCCCCAAGCAGGACAGCACGTTGGCCGTCAGTTCAGTGGACTCCGGCGGCGTCACCTCCGCCATCATCCCGGACGAACTCCGCAAGGCCGTGCAGGGGGACAAGACGGGGCAGTACTGGCAGTCGATCGAACTGCCCACGGGCTCATCCGGCATGCATCCGGCGGTCGTGATCGGCAGCCAGGTGGAATTGCTGAACACGAACTATGAGCTGTACATGATTTACGACCTCAACACCGCGCAACTGACCCTGAATTACATCCAGTCGGTGCTGTGGCTGGCCGGTGCCATCCTGCTGGTCTTGATTGGCGCCATCGCCTGGTACGTGACGCGGATGGTGGTCCAGCCGGTCAGCCAGGCCGCCGCGGTGTCGGAGAAGCTGGCAGCCGGCCGGCTGGAAGAACGCATTCCTGTGGAGGGCGAAGACGAAATGGCCCGCCTGGCCACCTCCTTCAACAAGATGGCCACGTCGCTTCAGGACCAGATCAACGCCCTCGCCGCGCTTTCAGAAATGCAGCAGCGCTTCGTCTCCGACGTCTCCCACGAGCTCCGCACTCCCTTAACAACTGTCCGCATGGCCGCCGAGGTCCTCTATGACGCCCGCGACGACTTTGACCCGATCAACAAGCGCTCCTCAGAACTCCTCTTTCACCAGGTTGAGCGCTTTGAACTTCTGCTGGCCGACCTGCTGGAGATTTCCCGGTTCGACGCCGGCGTGGCCGACCTTGACATTGAATCCCTGGACATCTTCTCAGTGATCCATTCAGTGATGGAGGCAGCCGCACCCGTGGCTGAGGCCAATAGCAGCGAGCTTTCGGTGGTCACCCGGCTGCGCAACCACAAGTGCATTGTGGAGATGGATGCCCGCCGCATCGACAGGATTCTGCGCAACCTGGTGCTTAACGCGCTGGAACACAGCGAGGGACGTCCGGTGAAGATCTTCGTCTCCGCAGATGAGAACGCCCTGGCCGTGGCCGTGCGGGATTACGGCATCGGCATGTCCCCGGATGCCCTGGAGCATGTCTTCGACCGCTTTTGGCGGGCGGACCCGGCGCGGGCACGCACCACCGGCGGCAGCGGCCTGGGCCTGTCGATTGCCATGGAAGACGCCAGGCTGCACGGTGGCTGGCTGGAGGCCTGGGGCGTCCCGGGGGATGGGGCCTGCTTCCGGCTGACCTTGCCGCGCAGGCGAGGCGGGGCGCTGGCGTACTCTCCAGTTCCCCTGCCGCCCGACGGCGGGGGAACCGCGGCGGCTTCCCACCTCAACACCGGACCCATCATGACCAACACCGGCTCTTTCGGCGTGGTGGGCGCACTGGGTACGATTAATCCCGCGAGTGCCGCAGCAGCCAGTGCTGCATCGGGGAACGGCGCCGCGACGAACGGGACGCCGTCAGGCGGCGGCGCGCCAAGGGCGGAATCATGA
- the mtrA gene encoding MtrAB system response regulator MtrA produces MKARILVVDDDEALAEMIGIVLRNDGFDPVFCFDGAKALETFRSNKPDLVLLDLMLPGMDGIEVCRLIRGESDVPIVMLTAKSDTSDVVRGLESGADDYVAKPFKPAELVARVRARLRPGDVKAPETLTIGEITIDVAGHAVRRAGQRILLTPLEFDLLVALARKPWQVFTRELLLEQVWGYRHAADTRLVNVHVQRLRSKIERDPEAPEVVLTVRGVGYKAGQ; encoded by the coding sequence ATGAAGGCACGCATTTTAGTAGTAGACGACGACGAAGCACTGGCAGAGATGATCGGCATCGTCCTTCGCAATGACGGTTTTGACCCAGTCTTTTGTTTCGACGGCGCCAAGGCGTTGGAGACGTTCCGTTCCAACAAGCCGGATCTGGTCCTGCTGGACCTCATGCTGCCGGGGATGGACGGCATCGAAGTGTGCCGTCTCATCCGGGGCGAATCGGACGTGCCCATTGTCATGCTGACCGCAAAGTCCGACACCTCCGATGTGGTGCGCGGCCTGGAGTCGGGTGCCGATGACTACGTGGCGAAGCCGTTCAAGCCCGCAGAACTGGTGGCCCGGGTCCGTGCCCGCCTGCGGCCGGGGGACGTCAAGGCCCCGGAAACCCTCACCATCGGCGAGATCACCATCGACGTGGCCGGCCATGCGGTCCGACGCGCCGGCCAGCGCATCCTGCTGACGCCGCTGGAGTTTGACCTCCTGGTGGCGCTGGCCCGCAAGCCGTGGCAGGTCTTCACGCGCGAACTCCTCCTCGAGCAGGTGTGGGGCTACCGCCACGCCGCAGATACGCGACTGGTCAACGTCCACGTCCAGCGCCTGCGATCCAAGATTGAGCGGGATCCGGAGGCTCCCGAGGTGGTCCTGACCGTGCGCGGCGTAGGCTACAAGGCCGGGCAATAG